Proteins found in one Quercus robur chromosome 2, dhQueRobu3.1, whole genome shotgun sequence genomic segment:
- the LOC126714154 gene encoding replication protein A 70 kDa DNA-binding subunit A has translation MAVNLTPNAIAAIIAGDVNSKPLVQVLDIKLIAATAQPKERYRLLLSDAVSSQHAMLATQLSDRVKSGQVRKGSVVQLIDYICTSSQNRKIIVVLNMETIILECEIIGNPKSLVESDSTAQKPLPNSSLDHSTRVSNNRFNAQNPGQSVQSFPPTVQPPYQPPPNYRNHGPMLKNDAPARIIPITALNPYQGRWAIKARVTAKGDMRRYNNARGDGKVFSFDLLDSDGGEIRVTCFNAVVDRFYDAIEIGKVYLISKGSLKPAQKNFNHLKNEWEIFLETTSTVELCPEEDGSIPRQQFSFRPISEIENAENNSILDVIGIVISVNPSVPIMRKNGMETQRRILNLKDGSGKSVELTLWGEFCNREGQKLKEMIDSGSFPVLAVKAGKVNDFNGKSIGSISSTQLFIDPDFPEARGLRNWFDRGGKNVASVSISREIMPGGSKNEIRKTVSQIKDEGLGRSDKPDWVTVKATISFIKTDTFCYTACPLMIGDRQCNKKVTKSGNMWTCDRCNQEFEECDYRYLLQAQIQDHTGLTWVTAFQESGEEILGCSAKELYLLKYEEQDDDKFGGIIRSRLFNQYLFRLKIKEEMYGDEQRVKITIVKADNVNHSSESRYMLDLISKFTR, from the exons ATGGCGGTGAATCTGACGCCGAATGCGATCGCGGCGATAATCGCCGGCGACGTGAACTCGAAACCGCTGGTTCAAGTCCTTGATATCAAGCTCATCGCCGCCACGGCGCAGCCTAAAGAGCGGTACCGGTTGCTCCTCTCCGACGCCGTTTCGTCTCAGCACGCCATGCTCGCCACTCAACTCTCCGACCGAGTCAAGTCCGGCCAAGTCCGCAAAGGCTCCGTCGTCCAATTGATCGACTACATTTGCACCTCCTCCCAAAACCGCAA GATAATTGTTGTGCTGAACATGGAAACAATTATACTGGAATGTGAGATAATTGGGAATCCAAAGTCACTGGTTGAATCTGATTCAACAGCTCAAAAACCGTTGCCCAATAGTAGTTTAGATCACTCCACAAGGGTTAGCAATAACCGCTTCAATGCCCAAAATCCTGGTCAGAGTGTGCAGAGTTTTCCACCAACTGTTCAACCTCCATATCAACCACCTCCAAATTATAGAAATCATGGTCCAATGTTGAAGAATGATGCGCCAGCACGTATAATTCCAATTACTGCTTTGAATCCTTATCAGGGGCGATGGGCTATCAAGGCAAGAGTTACTGCAAAAGGGGATATGCGTCGCTATAACAATGCACGGGGAGATGGGAAGGTGTTCTCTTTTGACCTCCTTGACTCTGATGGTGGAGAAATACGTGTCACATGCTTCAATGCTGTTGTTGACCGTTTCTATGATGCTATTGAGATTGGTAAAGTTTATTTGATCTCAAAGGGAAGCCTGAAACCTGCTCAGAAGAACTTCAACCATCTGAAGAATGAATGGGAAATATTTCTGGAGACAACTTCGACTGTGGAGCTTTGCCCAGAAGAAGATGGTTCTATACCAAGGCAGCAATTCTCCTTCAGGCCTATCAGTGAAATTGAGAATGCGGAGAACAATTCCATACTTGATGTTATTGGCATTGTGATATCTGTGAACCCCTCAGTACCAATTATGAGAAAGAATGGGATGGAAACTCAGAGAAGAATTTTGAATCTGAAGGATGGATCTGGCAAAAGTGTTGAGCTAACCCTTTGGGGGGAATTCTGCAACAGGGAAGGTCAAAAGCTGAAAGAGATGATTGACTCTGGGTCGTTTCCAGTTTTAGCTGTCAAAGCTGGGAAGGTTAACGACTTCAATGGGAAATCAATAGGGTCAATTTCTTCTACACAGCTCTTCATAGACCCAGATTTTCCTGAGGCTCGTGGCTTGAGAAACTGGTTTGATCGAGGTGGAAAAAATGTTGCTTCTGTGTCCATTTCTAGAGAAATTATGCCAGGAGGATCTAAGAATGAGATACGTAAAACAGTGTCTCAGATTAAGGATGAGGGTCTCGGAAGATCAGATAAGCCAGATTGGGTCACGGTGAAGGCAACCATCTCTTTCATTAAGACAGATACTTTCTGTTATACAGCTTGCCCATTGATGATTGGAGATAGACAGTGCAATAAGAAAGTGACAAAATCAGGAAACATGTGGACTTGTGACAGGTGCAATCAAGAGTTTGAGGAGTGTGATTATAGATACCTTCTTCAAGCTCAAATTCAAGATCATACGGGACTGACTTGGGTGACAGCCTTCCAAGAATCTGGGGAAGAGATCTTAGGTTGCTCCGCAAAGGAGTTGTACTTGTTGAAGTATGAAGAACAGGATGATGATAAGTTTGGAGGAATAATCCGGAGCAGACTATTTAACCAGTATCTTTTCAGGCTTAAAATCAAAGAGGAAATGTATGGTGATGAACAAAGGGTGAAGATCACCATAGTTAAGGCAGATAATGTGAACCATTCTTCCGAGAGTAGATACATGCTTGATTTGATCTCAAAGTTTACTAGATAA
- the LOC126714155 gene encoding uncharacterized protein LOC126714155 — MASTSAVSMAMPLSYASQKRVPTSEAFFKPLPVRPSKAIAATKSSGRLQVRASLKEKAVTGLTAAALTASMVIPEVAEAAGSGVSPSLKNFLLSIVAGGVVLTVIVGAVIGVANFDPVKRG, encoded by the coding sequence ATGGCTTCTACTTCAGCGGTCTCAATGGCTATGCCATTATCTTATGCAAGCCAAAAGAGGGTTCCAACCTCAGAGGCCTTTTTCAAGCCACTTCCAGTGAGACCCTCAAAGGCAATAGCTGCAACAAAATCAAGTGGGAGGCTTCAAGTTAGGGCTTCTCTGAAGGAGAAGGCGGTCACAGGACTCACAGCGGCTGCGCTGACAGCCTCGATGGTGATCCCAGAAGTGGCTGAAGCTGCTGGGTCTGGGGTTTCTCCATCCCTCAAGAACTTTTTGCTCAGCATTGTGGCTGGTGGAGTTGTGCTTACTGTGATTGTTGGTGCTGTGATTGGAGTGGCCAACTTTGACCCAGTCAAGCGTGGCTGA
- the LOC126714152 gene encoding mechanosensitive ion channel protein 10-like, which translates to MERGKGVVAEKKGTNEVVLQIRGSEDSNSKGPSVNETGSYSFSMNSQFGSSPKSIKDQNLEHIELENLKSRVQMSTFSSSPSPAPSPTANKPPKIPNEALTRRKSLARSAFSKPKSRFVEPSYGGEEYLAAEKTQLGNTNTGTSNRNSPSVASPSHRVSVGNPRENLKSAPITPRTPLIGTGEEEDDEEVYMTANLKVYEINSKKFKKMALVEWIAFVCIMGVLIASLIFHKLQNAVIWSLHLWKWSVLVLVIFCGRLVTEWFINVLVFLIELNFLLKKKVLYFVYGLKKSVQVFIWLGLILLAWGLLFDGGTNRTKRTSRILNYITRALAGCFIGAAIWLVKNLLVKLLASSFQCTRFFDRIQESIFHQYVLRTLSGPPLMEMAEKIGSTASTGHLSFTNLKEKTDAKEEVIDVDKLKKMKQEKISAWTMKGLINVIRDSGLSTISNTLDSYDTDDGEQRDEEITSEWEAKAAAYRIFHNVAKPGSKYMEEEDLLRFMKKEEVDNVFPLFEGAVESGKIKRKSLKNWLVKVYLERKSLVHSLNDTKTAVDELNKLVSVLVLVVDIIVCLLLMGFLTTQILVFISSQLLLVAFMFGNTAKTVFEAIIFVFVMHPFDVGDRCVIDGVQMTVEEMNILTTVFLRYDNEKIFYPNSVLLTKPISNFYRSPDMSDSVEFAVDVSTSIESIGALKARIKTYLESKPQHWRPGHNIQVKEIEDVNKMKMGLYVTHTINFQNAGDRNSRRSELVLELKKIFQELSIKYHLLPQEVHLRYVGSAPPAFQP; encoded by the exons ATGGAAAGAGGAAAAGGCGTGGTGGCAGAGAAGAAAGGAACAAACGAGGTCGTTTTACAGATTCGGGGTAGTGAAGATTCCAATTCAAAAGGCCCTTCAGTCAATGAAACTGGTTCATACTCTTTTTCAATGAATTCCCAATTTGGGTCTTCGCCTAAATCGATTAAAGATCAAAATCTTGAGCATATAGAGCTTGAGAACCTCAAGAGCAGAGTCCAAATGTCCACATTTTCGAGCTCTCCTTCTCCAGCACCAAGTCCAACTGCCAATAAGCCTCCAAAGATCCCAAATGAGGCCTTAACAAGACGAAAATCACTTGCAAGGTCAGCCTTCTCAAAACCCAAGTCGAGGTTTGTGGAACCCTCTTATGGTGGTGAAGAATATTTGGCTGCAGAGAAAACCCAGTTGGGGAATACAAATACAGGTACCTCTAATAGGAATTCACCTAGTGTGGCTTCCCCAAGTCACAGAGTCAGTGTGGGTAATCCACGTGAGAACTTGAAATCAGCACCGATCACACCAAGAACGCCTTTGATTGGAACAGGAGAGGAGGAAGATGATGAGGAAGTGTACATGACAGCCAATCTTAAAGTGTATGAAATAAATAGtaagaagtttaaaaaaatggCCTTGGTTGAGTGGATTGCTTTTGTTTGTATTATGGGGGTTTTGATTGCTAGCTTAATTTTTCATAAGTTGCAAAACGCTGTGATTTGGAGTTTGCATCTGTGGAAATGGAGTGTATTGGTGTTGGTAATCTTCTGTGGTAGATTGGTCACTGAATGGTTCATAAATGTTCTGGTTTTCTTGATTGAACTGAACTTTCTGCTTAAGAAGAAGGTCTTGTACTTTGTGTATGGGTTGAAAAAGAGTGTTCAGGTTTTTATTTGGTTGGGTTTGATTCTTCTAGCATGGGGCTTGTTATTCGATGGGGGTACAAACAGAACGAAGAGAACTTCTCGGATCCTAAATTATATTACAAGGGCTCTTGCTGGTTGTTTTATTGGGGCAGCTATATGGCTTGTGAAGAATCTTTTGGTGAAGTTACTGGCTTCTTCTTTCCAGTGTACAAGATTCTTTGACCGGATTCAGGAATCAATCTTTCATCAGTACGTTCTTAGAACCCTTTCCGGGCCTCCATTGATGGAGATGGCGGAAAAAATTGGGAGCACAGCAAGTACGGGTCATTTGAGTTTCAcgaatttgaaagaaaaaactgaTGCAAAAGAAGAGGTAATTGATGTGGACAAGCTCAAAAAAATGAAGCAAGAGAAAATTTCTGCTTGGACCATGAAAGGGTTGATTAATGTGATAAGGGATTCTGGACTGTCTACCATATCTAATACACTAGACAGTTATGATACTGATGATGGCGAGCAGAGAGATGAGGAAATTACGAGTGAGTGGGAAGCAAAGGCTGCTGCTTATCGGATATTTCATAATGTTGCAAAGCCTGGTAGCAA GTACATGGAAGAGGAGGACCTCTTGCGCTTCATGAAAAAGGAAGAGGTGGACAATGTGTTTCCGCTATTTGAAGGAGCAGTAGAAAGTGGAAAGATCAAAAGAAAATCTTTGAAGAACTGGTTG GTGAAAGTTTACCTTGAACGCAAATCACTGGTACATTCCTTAAATGATACCAAAACAGCCGTAGATGAGCTGAACAAGCTTGTTTCAGTGCTTGTGCTTGTTGTGGACATTATAGTGTGTTTACTTTTGATGGGATTTTTAACAACTCAGATACTAGTTTTCATTTCATCTCAACTTCTACTAGTGGCGTTTATGTTTGGTAACACTGCCAAGACTGTGTTTGAAGCCATCATATTTGTATTTGTGATGCATCCATTTGATGTAGGGGACCGTTGTGTTATTGACGGAGTTCAG ATGACTGTTGAAGAGATGAACATTTTGACGACAGTATTCTTGAGATATGACAATGAGAAAATATTCTATCCAAATTCAGTTCTTTTGACAAAGCCCATCAGCAACTTTTACAGGAGCCCGGATATGAGTGATTCTGTGGAATTTGCTGTTGATGTTTCTACATCAATAGAGAGTATTGGAGCTTTAAAAGCAAGAATAAAAAC GTACTTGGAGAGTAAGCCTCAACACTGGCGTCCTGGCCACAATATACAGGTTAAGGAGATTGAGGATGTGAACAAGATGAAAATGGGTCTGTATGTTACACACACCATAAACTTTCAGAACGCTGGAGACAGAAACAGCCGGAGATCGGAACTGGTCTTAGAGCTGAAGAAAATTTTCCAAGAGCTTAGTATTAAATATCATCTGCTGCCTCAAGAAGTTCATCTCAGATATGTTGGGTCAGCACCTCCAGCATTTCAACCTTAG